A single window of Paroedura picta isolate Pp20150507F chromosome 8, Ppicta_v3.0, whole genome shotgun sequence DNA harbors:
- the LOC143843757 gene encoding putative lysosomal acid lipase/cholesteryl ester hydrolase, with protein sequence MWLFIIVSSLAQVFINSEEFVKRSYVDPEATMNISEIISFRGYPNEEYEIVTEDGYILTVNRIPHGKVGQWSKDPRPAVLLQHGFLADGSNWVTNLDYNSLGFMLADAGYDVWLGNSRGNTWSLKHKNYTVNQEEFWTFSFDEMAKYDLPASINFILDKSGQEQIYYVGHSQGTTLGFIAFSTLPQVAKKVKMFFALAPVATVKFSNSPMAKLGKFPDFLFKEVFGTKQFFPQNSIIRWLATHLCVHALLDELCGNFFFLLCGFNEKNLNMTRVDVYSTHCPAGTSVQNMLHWAQMTRSGVFTAFDWGSKAKNMAHYNQSVPPYYKTREMNVPTALWAGGHDWLADPKDIALLLPQIPNLVYHKNIPEWEHLDFIWGLDAPQRLYKEIIELMQKNQ encoded by the exons ATGTGGCTTTTCATAATTGTGTCCAGCTTGGCTCAGGTCTTTATAAACTCAGAAGAATTTGTGAAAAGAAGCTATGTGGACCCAGAAGCAACTATGAATATC AGTGAAATTATTTCCTTTAGAGGGTATCCCAATGAGGAATATGAAATAGTGACAGAGGATGGCTATATCCTCACTGTTAATCGAATACCTCATGGGAAAGTAGGCCAGTGGAGCAAAG ATCCTAGGCCAGCGGTCCTTCTACAGCATGGATTCCTTGCGGATGGCAGCAATTGGGTGACAAATCTTGACTACAACAGCCTGGGCTTTATGCTGGCTGATGCTGGCTATGACGTTTGGTTAGGAAACAGCAGAGGCAATACTTGGTCTCTAAAGCACAAAAACTATACAGTGAATCAAGAAGAATTCTGGACATTCAG TTTTGATGAAATGGCTAAATATGACCTTCCAGCTTCAATAAACTTCATCCTGGACAAAAGTGGGCAGGAGCAAATATATTACGTTGGCCATTCACAAGGCACCACATTGG gttttattgcattttccaCCTTGCCCCAGGTTGCTAAGAAGGTCAAAATGTTCTTTGCGTTGGCACCGGTAGCCACAGTAAAGTTTTCAAACAGCCCTATGGCCAAGCTTGGAAAGTTTCCTGATTTTCTGTTCAAA GAAGTGTTTGGAACGAAGCAGTTTTTCCCCCAGAATTCAATAATAAGGTGGCTCGCCACCCACCTTTGTGTTCATGCCTTACTCGATGAACTCTGTGGCAATTTCTTCTTTCTACTTTGTGGGTTTAATGAAAAAAACCTAAATATG ACACGAGTTGACGTCTATTCAACACACTGCCCTGCGGGAACTTCTGTCCAGAACATGCTTCATTGGGCTCAG atgacaaGGTCTGGGGTGTTCACAGCTTTTGACTGGGGAAGCAAGGCAAAAAACATGGCCCACTATAACCAG tCAGTACCACCTTACTACAAAACAAGAGAGATGAATGTACCAACGGCTTTGTGGGCCGGGGGTCATGACTGGCTTGCAGATCCAAAGGATATCGCCTTGTTGCTGCCACAGATCCCAAACTTGGTTTACCACAAGAATATACCTGAATGGGAACATCTGGATTTCATCTGGGGCCTTGATGCTCCACAGCGCCTGTATAAAGAGATAATTGAGCTGATGCAGAAAAATCAGTAG